Proteins from a single region of Amycolatopsis sp. CA-230715:
- a CDS encoding crotonase/enoyl-CoA hydratase family protein, with protein sequence MAEPHALVRQEGHTLVVTMNRPEARNALTGEMLGIMVEAWDRVDEDPEIRACVLTGAGGAFCAGADLKSMSRNAPDKAFERGTFDPSRIEGLLKGRRLTKPLIAAVEGPAIAGGTEILQGTDIRVAGESAKFGVSEARWGLFPMGGSAVRLPRQIPYTLAADILLTGRHVSAAEAREIGLIGHVVPDGTALDKALELAGLVAANGPLAVQAILRTMRDTEGMHEEEAFKVDAQYGIAVFASEDAKEGPRAFTAKRSPEFRGV encoded by the coding sequence ATGGCGGAACCGCACGCGCTGGTCCGGCAGGAGGGGCACACCCTCGTCGTCACCATGAACCGGCCGGAGGCGCGCAACGCGCTCACCGGCGAAATGCTCGGGATCATGGTCGAGGCGTGGGACCGCGTCGACGAGGACCCGGAGATCCGCGCCTGCGTGCTGACCGGCGCGGGCGGCGCGTTCTGCGCGGGTGCGGACCTGAAGTCGATGTCGCGGAACGCACCGGACAAAGCGTTCGAACGCGGCACGTTCGACCCGAGCCGGATCGAAGGCCTGCTGAAGGGACGGCGGCTGACGAAACCGCTCATCGCCGCCGTCGAAGGGCCCGCGATCGCGGGCGGCACCGAGATCCTGCAGGGCACCGACATCAGGGTGGCTGGCGAGAGCGCGAAGTTCGGCGTTTCCGAGGCGCGCTGGGGCCTGTTCCCGATGGGCGGGTCCGCGGTGCGCCTGCCCCGGCAGATCCCCTACACCCTCGCCGCCGACATCCTGCTGACCGGGCGGCACGTCAGCGCGGCGGAAGCCCGCGAAATCGGGCTCATCGGCCACGTCGTGCCGGACGGCACCGCACTGGACAAGGCGCTGGAGCTCGCCGGTCTCGTCGCGGCGAACGGCCCGCTCGCCGTGCAGGCGATCCTGCGCACCATGCGGGACACCGAAGGGATGCACGAGGAGGAAGCGTTCAAAGTGGACGCCCAGTACGGGATCGCGGTGTTCGCGAGCGAGGACGCGAAGGAGGGCCCGCGCGCGTTCACCGCGAAGCGGAGCCCGGAGTTCCGCGGGGTCTGA
- a CDS encoding class I SAM-dependent methyltransferase, with amino-acid sequence MRERYGIDAPGVFAAFGVLGAVCTIAAVVAAVAADGPVWTVVALVLAVWAAASWAQFAWGVLGSLLGKRREWRRLLDGVRLKGTERVLEVGPGTGPVLVEVARRVPMGRVVGADIWRAQDQAGNSRAALEANLAAAGVGDRVEVVHGDVRDLPFPDGEFDVVLASLVVHNLPEGERETAIRELHRVLAPGGRLVILDFQGTEAYARALREDGAEDVRRGGRLWSMHPPARAVTALRAR; translated from the coding sequence GGATCGACGCGCCGGGCGTGTTCGCGGCGTTCGGGGTGCTGGGAGCGGTGTGCACGATCGCGGCGGTGGTGGCCGCCGTGGCGGCGGACGGTCCGGTGTGGACGGTCGTGGCGCTCGTGCTGGCGGTGTGGGCCGCCGCCTCCTGGGCGCAGTTCGCCTGGGGCGTGCTGGGGAGCCTGCTCGGCAAGCGGCGCGAGTGGCGGCGCCTGCTCGACGGCGTGCGGCTGAAGGGGACCGAACGGGTGCTCGAGGTCGGCCCGGGGACGGGACCGGTGCTCGTCGAGGTGGCGCGGCGCGTGCCGATGGGACGGGTGGTCGGCGCCGACATCTGGCGCGCTCAGGATCAGGCGGGCAATTCGCGGGCGGCGCTGGAAGCGAACCTGGCCGCCGCCGGTGTCGGCGACCGGGTCGAGGTCGTCCACGGTGACGTGCGGGATCTCCCGTTCCCGGACGGCGAATTCGACGTCGTGCTGGCCAGCCTCGTCGTGCACAACCTGCCCGAGGGGGAACGGGAAACCGCCATCCGCGAACTGCACCGCGTGCTCGCGCCAGGGGGCAGGCTGGTGATCCTCGACTTCCAGGGCACCGAAGCCTACGCGCGCGCGTTGCGGGAGGACGGCGCCGAGGACGTGCGGCGCGGCGGACGGCTCTGGAGCATGCATCCACCGGCGCGCGCCGTGACCGCGCTCCGGGCGCGCTGA